The Christiangramia forsetii KT0803 DNA segment GGCGATCCATTTAAAACCGGTAAGAACTTCCATATATTTTACTCCGTAAGCTTCTGTAAGGTTTTTCAGCATAGGGGTAGAAACAATGGTGGAGGCAACGAATTCGTTCCCTTTAATTCTGCCTTGTCTTTTCCATTCTTCTAAAAGGAACCAGGTCATTACAAGCATGGTCTGGTTTCCGTTTAATAGAATCATTTCGCCTTTCAAATCTCTTACAGCAACTCCAAGGCGGTCACAATCGGGATCTGTTCCAATTACAATATCAGCGTTTTTTCTCTCTGCAAGATTCAAAGCCATTTTAAGAGCTTCTGGTTCTTCAGGATTTGGGGATTTCACGGTTGGAAAGTTCCCATTTGGTTCTCTTTGTTCTTCTACAATATGAACATTTGTAAAACCTGCTTTTTCTAATACTTCTGGAACTATAGTGATGGAGGTTCCGTGTAGAGAGGTGAAAACGACATTTAAATTTTCTCTTGCCGAAGCCGAATTATCAAAACTTCCATTTTTAACTGAAGCATCAGCAAAATCTTGATCAACCTCTGTATCTATTTCCTGGATTAGTTCTTCATTGGCTTTGAAATTTATAGCTGAATATTCCAAAGCATTAATCATATTAACTACTTCAGAATCGTGTGGTGGCACTAACTGGCCGCCATCTTTCCAATATACTTTATAGCCATTATACTCCGGCGGATTATGACTTGCTGTAAGAACAATTCCGCATTGGCAATCTAATTTTTTTACTGCGTAGGAAAGTTCTGGAGTAGGTCTTAACTCTGAAAATAAAAAGACTTTGATCCCATTTGCTGAAAAAACATTTGCAACAACCTTTGCTAGTTTCTGACTGTTATTTCTACAATCGTATGCTATAGCTACTTTAATTTCCTTATCCGGAAATGATTTTTTAAGATAATCTGAAAGGCCTTGTGTATTTTTTCCCAGCGTATATTTATTGATGCGGTTGGTGCCTACACCCATCATTCCACGCATCCCGCCAGTACCAAATTCGGCATTCTTATAGAAGCTCTCTTCAAGTTCCTTAGGATTCTCGTCAATAAGCCTGTTTACTTCAGACCTGGTGTCATTATCAAAAATATCGGTTAGCCATGCTTCGGCTTTCTGAAGAATTTCAGGTTTATTAGTAGCCATATTTAGATTGTTTTACTTAGCAAAAATAAGGATTAATCCTTGAAAGGAATTAAATATTGGAAGTGGTTTTTTTTATAAGATATCGATCTTTATCCCTCTTGGATCTAAGAATTAATTCGCCTAAGAATCCTGCAAGAAAAAACTGAGTACCTATGATCATTACTGCAAGTGAAATATAAAACCACGGATTTTGGACCACCAGGATATTGGGCATTCCATGATATAATTTATAAAGTTTAGAAAGTCCTATCCAGCCGGCAGAGATAAACCCAAT contains these protein-coding regions:
- a CDS encoding phospho-sugar mutase — encoded protein: MATNKPEILQKAEAWLTDIFDNDTRSEVNRLIDENPKELEESFYKNAEFGTGGMRGMMGVGTNRINKYTLGKNTQGLSDYLKKSFPDKEIKVAIAYDCRNNSQKLAKVVANVFSANGIKVFLFSELRPTPELSYAVKKLDCQCGIVLTASHNPPEYNGYKVYWKDGGQLVPPHDSEVVNMINALEYSAINFKANEELIQEIDTEVDQDFADASVKNGSFDNSASARENLNVVFTSLHGTSITIVPEVLEKAGFTNVHIVEEQREPNGNFPTVKSPNPEEPEALKMALNLAERKNADIVIGTDPDCDRLGVAVRDLKGEMILLNGNQTMLVMTWFLLEEWKRQGRIKGNEFVASTIVSTPMLKNLTEAYGVKYMEVLTGFKWIAKLIKDHPEMDFIGGGEESFGYMVGDFVRDKDAVTATLLACEIAAKMKDEGKSFYEKLLELYTEHGLYREELISLVKKGIEGEQEIKQMLIDLRENPWEEIDGEKVVLVEDYKTSIAKNTQNHTEESIDIPKSNVLIYYTENGTKIAARPSGTEPKIKFYISVNKDLDTVENYAAEDQKLSDKIARIKEELKLG